From the Rhodoferax mekongensis genome, one window contains:
- the motB gene encoding flagellar motor protein MotB produces MAGDAKKLQPIIIKRVKKGGHAAHGGAWKIAYADFVTAMMAFFLLMWLLGSTTEGDKKGISDYFQSPLKVALQGGAGAGASNSVITGGGNDLTQSAGQSRRGEGSDAKAKKSAGEQRKAERAKKDAQTLAALAAKIASTISNNPKMAEFSSQIKLEITPDGLQIQIVDDQRRPMFDIGSSSVKPYMRDILKEIGVTLADVDNKISLDGHTDQTPYGNAARGYSNWELSADRANASRRELIAAGMPENKLARVVGMASSLLADPQNPLSPANRRISILVMTKEAEERLLGGAVVPLEAETENVPPATGNTQASP; encoded by the coding sequence ATGGCCGGAGACGCCAAGAAACTCCAGCCGATCATCATCAAGCGGGTCAAGAAAGGCGGCCACGCTGCGCACGGTGGCGCCTGGAAGATTGCGTATGCCGACTTCGTGACCGCCATGATGGCCTTCTTTTTGCTGATGTGGCTGCTAGGTAGCACCACTGAAGGCGACAAAAAAGGCATATCAGATTATTTTCAATCCCCTCTGAAAGTCGCATTGCAAGGTGGCGCAGGTGCAGGTGCCAGCAACAGTGTGATCACCGGTGGTGGTAACGATTTGACCCAATCAGCCGGTCAATCCCGGCGCGGCGAAGGATCCGATGCCAAAGCCAAAAAAAGTGCCGGCGAACAGCGCAAGGCCGAACGCGCCAAGAAAGATGCCCAGACGCTGGCTGCGCTGGCCGCAAAAATTGCCAGCACCATCTCCAACAACCCCAAAATGGCGGAGTTCAGCTCCCAGATCAAGCTGGAGATCACACCGGACGGACTCCAGATTCAAATCGTGGATGACCAACGGCGGCCGATGTTTGACATTGGCAGCTCCAGCGTCAAACCCTATATGCGTGACATATTGAAAGAAATCGGGGTCACACTGGCCGACGTGGACAACAAAATCAGCCTGGACGGCCACACCGACCAGACACCCTATGGCAACGCCGCCCGCGGCTACAGCAACTGGGAACTCTCGGCGGACCGGGCCAATGCCAGTCGACGTGAACTGATCGCTGCCGGCATGCCTGAAAATAAGCTGGCACGGGTTGTAGGCATGGCGTCGAGTTTGTTGGCGGACCCTCAAAATCCCTTGAGCCCGGCAAACCGCCGCATTAGTATTCTGGTCATGACCAAAGAGGCCGAAGAAAGGCTGCTAGGTGGCGCAGTGGTTCCGCTGGAGGCGGAAACAGAGAATGTGCCGCCAGCAACAGGAAATACACAAGCCAGTCCGTGA
- the fliD gene encoding flagellar filament capping protein FliD codes for MAISSTGLGSGLDVTSIISQLSALEKQPLKSLQSKASALQTQLSTVGVIQSQVSTLSSAASKLASVLNWKGTTATSSNTAAVSATAGTGAAAASYSIEVSKLAKAQSLALPTTVGSTALPAATDQLGYGTLSIKVGSNAAVDINIADGEGTLAQIAAKINAVPGLGVAASVISDGSGKVNLMLRATNTGSDGAFTVTATEGAGGTISVPSNLSRLSYTIGNFAMAQNQAPQNAEATINGVAVSSSKNTLTNVVDGLTLTLSQVTTTAVDVTVAKDTAAMTKNIQDFISAYNALNQTLNDSTAYDAATKTAGPLQGDSVATGLQRALRNLMGSTSSTGSTFSRLADIGISAKLGGDLELNSTRLTSAFSDVANLQLLFTNFGGSDATNGFGLRIKDFANGLLAATGTVTNKTNAVKKAIDNNSTEQTKVNTRASNLETRLKAQYAALDTKMASLTALNSYVAQQVTTWNKSTS; via the coding sequence ATGGCTATTTCATCAACAGGTTTGGGCAGTGGGCTGGATGTGACCAGCATCATTTCCCAGCTATCAGCCTTGGAAAAGCAGCCGCTCAAATCCTTGCAGAGCAAAGCTTCCGCGCTCCAGACGCAGCTCTCCACGGTAGGGGTCATTCAGTCCCAAGTCTCCACCCTGTCGTCGGCCGCTTCCAAGCTGGCCAGTGTGCTCAATTGGAAAGGGACCACCGCAACCTCCTCCAATACCGCTGCGGTATCGGCCACGGCGGGGACGGGGGCTGCAGCCGCTTCGTACAGCATAGAGGTGTCCAAGTTGGCCAAAGCGCAGTCCTTGGCACTTCCGACTACCGTCGGCAGCACGGCGCTGCCCGCAGCCACAGACCAGCTGGGTTATGGCACTTTGTCGATCAAAGTCGGCTCCAATGCCGCGGTAGACATCAACATCGCGGACGGCGAAGGTACGCTGGCCCAGATCGCTGCCAAGATCAATGCAGTCCCCGGCTTGGGCGTCGCGGCGAGTGTCATTTCTGACGGCTCGGGCAAGGTCAACTTGATGCTGCGAGCCACCAACACAGGATCTGACGGCGCATTTACCGTGACGGCTACCGAGGGTGCCGGAGGCACGATCAGTGTTCCATCCAACTTGTCCCGCTTGTCCTACACCATAGGCAACTTCGCCATGGCGCAGAACCAGGCGCCGCAAAATGCAGAAGCCACGATCAATGGCGTCGCCGTCTCATCTTCCAAAAATACGTTGACCAACGTTGTCGACGGTCTGACGTTGACGCTGTCACAAGTCACAACGACCGCCGTGGATGTCACCGTAGCCAAGGACACTGCCGCCATGACGAAGAACATTCAGGACTTCATCAGCGCATACAACGCGCTGAATCAGACACTGAACGACTCCACGGCCTATGACGCCGCCACCAAAACAGCAGGTCCTCTGCAAGGCGATTCCGTTGCCACAGGCTTGCAGCGGGCGCTGCGAAATCTCATGGGGTCCACGTCTTCAACGGGCTCCACTTTTTCCAGACTTGCTGACATCGGAATCAGCGCAAAGCTGGGGGGAGACCTCGAGCTCAACAGCACCAGATTGACTTCGGCCTTCAGTGATGTCGCCAACCTCCAATTGCTGTTCACCAATTTCGGTGGCTCGGACGCAACGAACGGCTTTGGTCTGCGTATCAAGGATTTTGCCAATGGTCTATTGGCAGCCACTGGCACGGTCACCAACAAGACCAATGCGGTGAAAAAAGCCATAGACAACAATTCCACCGAGCAAACCAAAGTCAATACGCGCGCCTCCAACCTGGAGACCCGCCTCAAGGCGCAGTACGCGGCCCTGGATACCAAAATGGCAAGTCTCACAGCCTTGAATAGCTATGTGGCACAGCAGGTGACCACCTGGAACAAGTCGACCAGCTAA
- the flhD gene encoding flagellar transcriptional regulator FlhD, producing MRNEQILAEIREANMTYLMLAQTLIRQDKAEALFRLGMSEEAADLIGALSPAQIMRIASGNMLLCRFRVDDDIVWNLLTNHSVNKVDNDATTKLHASILMAGRFAEAV from the coding sequence ATGCGTAACGAACAAATCCTCGCCGAGATCCGCGAGGCCAACATGACCTACCTCATGCTGGCACAAACCCTCATCCGCCAAGACAAAGCCGAAGCGCTTTTTCGTTTGGGTATGTCGGAAGAAGCTGCTGACCTGATCGGCGCACTCTCCCCCGCACAAATCATGCGCATTGCCTCCGGCAACATGTTGTTGTGCCGCTTCCGTGTTGATGACGACATCGTCTGGAATCTGCTGACCAACCACTCGGTCAACAAGGTCGACAACGACGCCACCACCAAGCTTCACGCCAGCATCTTGATGGCCGGCCGCTTCGCCGAAGCCGTCTAA
- a CDS encoding flagellin, whose translation MASTINTNIQSLTAQRNLSMSQASLTTSMQRLSSGLRINSAKDDAAGLAISDRMTSQIRGLNQAARNANDGISLAQVAEGALGSTSSNLQRIRELAVQAANGTNSASDRLALQQEVLQLTTEIARVGNQTEFNGLKLLDGSYTTQQFQVGANANQTIGVSVTSARAIDMGNNLVSSQTTAPSMATAAVGATLGAAVNGFVAQTLTLAGNGTVNTIPATGTLTAGSSAKSVATAINAFTALSGVTAVATTKATISNVTTGSVQFQLTGSNTTPIVVSATVNNASDLAPLAQAINAQSGTTGITAVADKTGNLVLTQADGDDIKLQNLNTTGGLTGAIIVGEDTLTPVSFQPATGGTATATSDVAVAIGGKVALNSSNGFTISSTDTTGTLIAGGSAGSTLSSVAAIDISTQAGANAALLVVDGALASVSANRAQLGAVQNRFLTTIENLQTNSENLSASRSRIQDADFAMETANLSRTQILQQAGTAMVAQANQLPQGVLQLLKG comes from the coding sequence ATGGCCTCAACTATCAACACCAATATCCAGTCGCTGACTGCGCAGCGCAATCTGTCCATGTCGCAAGCGTCTTTGACCACCTCGATGCAACGCCTGTCTTCCGGCTTGCGTATCAACAGCGCCAAGGACGACGCTGCGGGTCTGGCGATCAGCGACCGCATGACCTCGCAGATCCGCGGCCTGAACCAGGCAGCACGCAACGCCAACGACGGCATCTCTCTGGCTCAGGTGGCTGAAGGCGCTTTGGGCAGCACATCGAGCAACTTGCAGCGTATTCGCGAACTGGCTGTGCAGGCGGCCAACGGCACCAACAGCGCGAGCGACCGTTTGGCGCTGCAACAAGAAGTGTTGCAACTGACCACCGAAATTGCCCGCGTGGGTAACCAGACTGAATTCAACGGCTTGAAGCTGCTCGATGGCAGCTACACCACCCAACAGTTCCAGGTGGGCGCCAACGCCAACCAGACCATCGGCGTGAGCGTCACCAGTGCACGTGCCATCGACATGGGCAACAACCTGGTCAGCTCACAAACCACTGCGCCCAGCATGGCAACAGCCGCAGTGGGTGCCACGCTCGGTGCAGCTGTGAATGGTTTTGTTGCACAAACCCTGACACTGGCCGGCAACGGCACAGTCAATACGATTCCTGCAACCGGCACCCTGACAGCCGGCAGCAGCGCCAAATCAGTTGCGACAGCAATCAACGCCTTCACGGCCTTGAGCGGGGTAACCGCTGTCGCCACCACCAAGGCAACCATTTCCAACGTGACGACCGGCTCGGTGCAGTTTCAGCTGACAGGCTCCAACACAACCCCCATCGTTGTTTCGGCGACCGTCAATAACGCCAGCGACTTGGCACCTTTGGCACAAGCCATCAATGCACAAAGCGGAACCACAGGTATCACTGCGGTCGCGGACAAAACAGGCAATCTGGTTTTGACCCAAGCGGATGGAGATGACATCAAGCTTCAAAACCTGAACACCACGGGTGGACTGACCGGGGCCATCATCGTGGGCGAAGACACCTTGACACCCGTGAGTTTCCAACCAGCGACTGGCGGCACGGCCACTGCGACCTCCGACGTGGCAGTTGCCATTGGCGGCAAGGTGGCCTTGAACTCTTCCAACGGATTCACGATCTCCAGCACAGACACAACCGGAACCTTGATCGCAGGGGGGTCGGCAGGCAGCACACTGTCTTCCGTCGCTGCCATTGACATCAGTACGCAAGCAGGTGCGAATGCCGCCTTGCTGGTCGTCGATGGTGCTCTGGCATCGGTCAGTGCCAACCGGGCGCAACTCGGTGCGGTGCAAAACCGCTTCCTGACCACGATTGAGAACTTGCAAACGAACAGCGAAAACCTGTCGGCTTCGCGGTCACGTATCCAGGACGCTGACTTTGCGATGGAAACCGCCAACTTGTCACGCACCCAGATCCTGCAGCAAGCCGGCACGGCCATGGTGGCTCAGGCGAACCAGTTGCCACAAGGCGTGTTGCAGCTACTCAAAGGCTAA
- the motA gene encoding flagellar motor stator protein MotA: MFVIVGWLICLGCVFGVFIAHGGNIGVVLHALPFELITIGGATIGAFVANNQMKVIKKTMAGLGACFKGSKYTKARYMELLALLFDILQKARKEGLMAIEKDVEEPEQSEIFKKYPTVGSDHHVIEFITDYLRMMVSGNLNAHEIESIMDSEIETHHHEEHAAVAAIQRIAGGLPAFGIVAAVLGVVNTMGSVGQPPAVLGGMIGSALVGTFLGILLAYAFAEPLAGLLEQKVEEGSKEFQCIKTTLLASMQGYNPSTAIEFGRKVLYSTERPTFGELEAHVKKK, encoded by the coding sequence ATGTTTGTAATCGTCGGCTGGCTTATCTGTCTTGGTTGCGTCTTCGGGGTGTTTATCGCTCACGGGGGCAACATCGGCGTGGTACTGCACGCACTCCCCTTTGAGTTGATCACCATCGGGGGAGCCACTATTGGCGCTTTCGTGGCGAACAACCAAATGAAGGTCATCAAGAAAACCATGGCCGGTTTGGGTGCCTGCTTCAAAGGCAGCAAGTACACCAAAGCGCGCTATATGGAACTCTTGGCGCTGCTGTTTGACATTCTGCAGAAGGCCCGAAAAGAGGGCCTGATGGCGATTGAAAAGGATGTGGAAGAGCCGGAGCAGTCGGAAATCTTCAAAAAGTATCCGACCGTGGGCTCAGACCATCACGTCATCGAGTTCATTACCGACTATCTGCGCATGATGGTCTCGGGCAACTTGAACGCCCACGAGATTGAATCCATCATGGACAGCGAGATCGAAACCCACCACCACGAAGAACACGCTGCGGTTGCTGCGATCCAGCGGATTGCAGGCGGCTTGCCCGCGTTCGGAATTGTGGCTGCGGTGTTGGGTGTGGTGAACACCATGGGTTCGGTGGGTCAACCCCCCGCTGTGTTGGGCGGCATGATCGGCTCCGCGCTGGTGGGTACCTTCCTGGGAATTTTGCTGGCCTATGCATTTGCCGAACCCTTGGCGGGACTGCTGGAGCAAAAGGTCGAAGAAGGCAGCAAAGAATTCCAATGCATCAAGACCACCTTGCTGGCCAGCATGCAGGGCTACAACCCATCCACCGCGATTGAATTCGGCCGCAAGGTGCTGTATTCCACGGAGCGCCCCACCTTTGGTGAGCTGGAGGCGCATGTCAAAAAGAAATAA
- the fliS gene encoding flagellar export chaperone FliS, which translates to MFTSVSSRSATAYKRVGIETAVDNADPHKLVVLLFDALNQALGAARIAIQAGDVPAKCKHINHAVRIFEEGLIAPLNLQDGGELAANLHALYTYCVQRLTIANLKSDIRIIEEVQHVMEPVSSGWKQINGSGPAYLQPV; encoded by the coding sequence ATGTTTACCTCCGTCAGCTCCCGCTCAGCCACTGCCTACAAGCGCGTAGGCATAGAGACAGCTGTTGACAACGCAGATCCGCACAAGCTGGTTGTCCTTTTGTTTGATGCTCTGAACCAGGCCTTGGGTGCCGCCCGGATCGCCATTCAAGCCGGTGACGTCCCTGCCAAATGCAAGCACATCAATCACGCTGTCCGAATATTCGAAGAGGGGTTAATCGCCCCTCTGAACTTGCAAGACGGTGGGGAACTCGCAGCCAACTTGCACGCTTTGTACACCTACTGTGTGCAACGCCTCACGATTGCCAACCTGAAGAGCGATATCCGCATCATTGAAGAAGTCCAGCACGTCATGGAACCGGTCTCCAGTGGGTGGAAACA
- the cheY gene encoding chemotaxis response regulator CheY, which produces MSKDLRFLIVDDFSTMRRIVRNLLKESGYSDADEAEDGVAALQKLRNSSFDFVVSDINMPNMNGFQLLAEIKKDEKLKHIPVLMVTAEARKEDIVLAAQQGASGYIVKPFTKATLEDKVNHILTKMGLK; this is translated from the coding sequence ATGTCTAAAGATTTGCGCTTTCTCATCGTCGATGACTTCTCCACCATGCGACGGATCGTGCGAAACCTCCTGAAAGAAAGCGGCTATTCGGACGCAGATGAAGCAGAAGACGGTGTTGCGGCACTGCAAAAGCTGCGCAACAGCAGCTTCGATTTCGTGGTGAGTGACATCAACATGCCCAATATGAATGGGTTCCAATTGCTGGCAGAAATCAAGAAAGACGAAAAGCTCAAGCACATCCCCGTATTGATGGTGACTGCTGAAGCCCGCAAGGAAGACATCGTGCTGGCTGCGCAGCAAGGCGCATCCGGCTACATCGTGAAACCTTTCACCAAGGCCACGCTGGAAGACAAGGTCAATCACATCTTGACCAAAATGGGCCTGAAGTAA
- a CDS encoding flagellin, with product MSQSSLSTSMQRLSSGLRINSAKDDAAGLAISDRMTSQIRGLTQAARNSNDAISLTQTAEGALGSISSNLQRIRELAVQSANGTNSASDREAIQNEVTQLTSEINRVATTTQFNGLNLLDGTLTGTQFQVGANANQIITVGVGSAKAADLGNNTLSSNTAAGSISGAVIAAVNNTAAQALTLNGNGTTATVNVAVNESAKSIAGKVNTNTATTGITATAKTTATISGVTAGAISFTLQGANTTAVAISATVSDATDLSAIAKAINAQSSLTNITATSDKAGNLVLTDLEGNDIKIDSTQAAATDGIGTATVTGATGGATAALGTDTATIGGKLTFDAKSGFSIATDTGTTLLAAASNGSSLSTVAALSVSTVTGANSALKVVDAALAQISDQRAALGAVQNRFESTVTNLQTSSENLSASRSRIQDADFAAETANLSRSQILQQAGTAMVAQANQLPQGVLALLR from the coding sequence ATGTCCCAGTCTTCGTTGTCGACATCCATGCAACGCCTGTCCTCCGGCTTGCGTATCAACAGCGCCAAGGACGACGCTGCGGGTCTGGCGATCAGCGACCGCATGACCTCGCAGATCCGCGGTCTGACCCAAGCGGCCCGTAACTCCAATGATGCGATTTCCCTGACGCAGACAGCTGAAGGCGCGTTGGGCAGCATCTCTTCCAACTTGCAGCGTATCCGTGAACTGGCGGTTCAGTCTGCCAACGGTACGAACAGTGCGAGCGACCGGGAAGCCATCCAGAACGAAGTGACCCAGCTCACCTCTGAAATCAACCGTGTGGCAACCACCACCCAGTTCAACGGCTTGAATCTGCTGGACGGCACCTTGACCGGTACCCAGTTCCAAGTGGGCGCCAATGCCAACCAGATCATCACTGTGGGTGTGGGTAGCGCCAAGGCAGCGGATCTGGGGAATAACACATTGTCCAGCAATACGGCAGCCGGTTCGATTTCCGGAGCGGTTATTGCCGCGGTGAACAATACCGCAGCACAAGCGCTCACTTTGAATGGAAACGGCACAACCGCAACGGTGAACGTGGCCGTCAACGAGAGTGCCAAGTCGATTGCTGGCAAGGTCAACACCAACACTGCGACCACTGGCATTACTGCGACTGCGAAAACAACGGCGACTATTTCTGGCGTTACTGCGGGTGCTATCTCGTTTACCCTGCAGGGCGCCAACACAACAGCGGTAGCCATCTCCGCTACAGTGAGCGACGCTACCGATTTGTCAGCGATTGCCAAAGCCATCAATGCGCAGTCCAGCCTTACCAATATCACTGCAACTTCGGACAAAGCCGGCAACTTGGTACTGACCGATTTGGAGGGTAATGACATCAAGATCGACTCGACGCAAGCAGCCGCTACAGATGGTATCGGTACCGCGACAGTGACCGGAGCTACCGGCGGAGCAACCGCAGCTCTGGGAACTGATACTGCAACTATTGGCGGAAAGCTCACTTTTGATGCCAAGTCTGGATTCTCGATTGCTACCGATACTGGTACGACCTTGCTGGCGGCAGCCTCCAATGGAAGCTCTTTGAGCACCGTGGCTGCCTTGTCGGTGAGTACCGTCACCGGCGCCAACAGTGCCTTGAAAGTAGTCGACGCCGCTCTGGCCCAGATCAGCGACCAGCGCGCTGCATTGGGTGCTGTGCAAAACCGCTTTGAGTCCACGGTGACCAACTTGCAGACTTCCAGCGAAAACCTGTCTGCATCGCGTTCACGTATCCAGGACGCAGACTTCGCAGCAGAAACTGCCAACCTGTCCCGCTCGCAGATCCTGCAGCAGGCTGGCACCGCGATGGTCGCTCAGGCGAACCAGTTGCCGCAGGGCGTGCTGGCTCTGTTGCGTTAA
- a CDS encoding protein phosphatase CheZ yields MSADTTPSAPALSTVEVHQQLGALTRQLHDSLNGLGLADKVKDWAGELPDAKSRLSYIARLTGQAAEKVLNQVDQAKEQHDFIAAETRRIGELIVKDPVAAVAKGHVMNFITDVDQASKKVDAHLTEIMMAQDFHDLTGQVIAKVVNLAATIEEQLVLLLIQTAPPEAAVKASATPAEYVPALAGPVVDGQSNQEVVTDQSQVDDLLASLGF; encoded by the coding sequence ATGTCCGCCGACACCACACCCTCCGCACCTGCGCTCAGCACCGTTGAAGTACATCAACAGTTGGGCGCATTGACCCGCCAGTTGCACGACTCCCTGAATGGTTTGGGTCTGGCAGACAAAGTGAAAGATTGGGCGGGTGAGCTCCCCGATGCCAAAAGCCGCCTTTCCTACATTGCGCGCCTGACCGGTCAGGCTGCGGAAAAAGTACTCAACCAAGTCGACCAGGCCAAAGAACAGCACGATTTCATTGCCGCGGAAACCCGCCGTATCGGAGAGCTCATCGTCAAAGACCCGGTCGCAGCAGTCGCCAAGGGACATGTGATGAACTTCATCACCGATGTGGACCAAGCCAGCAAGAAGGTGGATGCACACTTGACCGAAATCATGATGGCACAAGACTTTCATGACCTGACCGGCCAGGTGATTGCCAAAGTGGTAAATCTCGCGGCCACCATTGAAGAGCAATTGGTTTTGCTCCTGATTCAAACGGCCCCACCGGAAGCGGCGGTCAAAGCATCAGCGACGCCAGCCGAGTATGTTCCTGCACTGGCAGGTCCTGTCGTGGATGGACAGAGCAACCAGGAAGTGGTGACAGACCAGTCCCAGGTGGACGATTTGCTGGCCAGTCTCGGCTTCTAA
- a CDS encoding EscU/YscU/HrcU family type III secretion system export apparatus switch protein — protein sequence MEQGSQDRNLPASERKLKKARDDGQVSRSQDLSHLAVLGAGAVAVLSLSPILFEQLKLSMVQQLSFDAETVRRTGTMVQRLGDASTIGTAGCVAFAAIVMTAAILGAVASGGWVNSLKPLMPDFSRLNPLSGFANLFSKKKLLDTAKMVLMTAILFVIAGLFLKSGMQEMAAILLQPSPAAISHLTQWMTGGLGLMLLVILLAAMVDVPLQLFLHKDQMKMSHQEVKEEGKESDGNPQLKGKIRQKQREMAQKSSVGAVPKADFVVMNPTHFAVAIRYDEATMRAPRVVSKGADLLAMKIRDVAKQHSIPVLQSPMLARALYANAELDQDIPSTLYTAVAQVLAYVYRLRAAMRGEGVMPTEVPQPFVPPELDPLSKTLKAATL from the coding sequence ATGGAACAAGGCAGCCAAGATCGCAATTTACCGGCCTCCGAACGGAAGCTAAAGAAGGCACGCGACGATGGCCAAGTCAGTCGTTCGCAGGACCTGTCGCACCTCGCGGTTTTGGGTGCGGGTGCCGTCGCCGTTCTCTCCCTCTCCCCTATCCTGTTTGAGCAACTCAAGCTCAGCATGGTTCAGCAACTCAGCTTTGACGCTGAAACCGTGCGACGCACGGGGACCATGGTTCAGCGCCTGGGTGATGCCAGCACTATCGGCACAGCCGGTTGCGTGGCCTTTGCTGCCATCGTCATGACCGCAGCCATCTTGGGGGCAGTGGCTTCAGGTGGCTGGGTCAATAGCCTCAAACCCCTGATGCCGGACTTCTCCAGGCTGAACCCGCTCTCCGGATTCGCAAACCTTTTCTCCAAAAAGAAACTGCTGGACACGGCAAAGATGGTGCTGATGACTGCCATTCTGTTTGTGATTGCAGGCCTCTTCCTCAAGTCCGGCATGCAGGAAATGGCGGCGATATTGCTGCAACCCTCACCCGCTGCGATCAGTCACCTCACCCAGTGGATGACCGGCGGACTGGGGCTGATGCTGCTCGTGATTCTTCTGGCGGCCATGGTCGATGTGCCGCTGCAATTGTTCCTGCACAAGGACCAGATGAAGATGTCCCATCAGGAAGTCAAAGAGGAAGGCAAAGAGTCCGACGGCAACCCTCAGCTCAAGGGAAAGATCCGACAAAAGCAACGCGAGATGGCCCAAAAGAGCAGTGTGGGCGCAGTCCCCAAAGCGGACTTCGTGGTGATGAACCCCACCCACTTTGCAGTAGCCATTCGCTACGACGAAGCCACTATGCGCGCGCCGCGCGTCGTCTCCAAAGGCGCGGATCTGCTGGCCATGAAGATCCGTGATGTGGCCAAGCAACACTCAATTCCGGTCTTGCAATCCCCCATGTTGGCGCGTGCCCTATACGCCAACGCGGAACTGGATCAGGACATTCCTTCCACGCTGTACACCGCCGTTGCCCAGGTGCTGGCTTACGTGTACCGCTTGCGCGCCGCCATGCGTGGCGAAGGTGTGATGCCCACCGAAGTTCCGCAACCCTTTGTTCCGCCTGAACTGGATCCCCTGTCCAAGACCTTGAAGGCAGCCACCCTATGA
- the flhC gene encoding flagellar transcriptional regulator FlhC — protein sequence MATQKSVLNDSKQVERAVSLIQLGARLQVLESETELSYERLLRLYKEVAGRSPSKGQLPFSTEWFLTWQPNIHASLFQNTYEYLTKVSAMEDIDAIMAAYRLYTEQISACGVEPLLSITRAWRLVKFIDNNMLSMTKCSKCGGHFVSEAYENSRHFECGLCSPPARAGKGASAGGILLH from the coding sequence ATGGCAACCCAGAAAAGTGTTTTGAACGATTCCAAGCAAGTGGAACGCGCAGTGTCTTTGATTCAGCTGGGCGCGCGGCTGCAAGTGCTGGAGAGCGAAACCGAGTTGTCGTATGAGCGCTTGCTGCGCCTGTACAAGGAAGTGGCAGGCCGCTCCCCCAGCAAAGGCCAACTGCCGTTCTCAACTGAATGGTTCCTGACATGGCAGCCCAATATTCATGCGTCTCTCTTCCAGAATACGTATGAGTACCTGACCAAAGTCAGCGCGATGGAAGACATCGACGCCATCATGGCGGCCTACCGGCTCTATACAGAGCAGATTTCGGCCTGTGGTGTCGAGCCCCTCTTGTCCATCACCCGTGCATGGCGTCTGGTCAAGTTCATTGACAACAACATGCTTTCCATGACCAAGTGCTCCAAGTGCGGCGGCCACTTTGTCTCGGAGGCATATGAAAACTCCCGCCATTTCGAGTGCGGACTGTGCAGTCCCCCGGCCCGCGCCGGCAAGGGTGCGTCTGCCGGAGGCATCCTGCTGCACTAA